The Fimbriimonas ginsengisoli Gsoil 348 genome window below encodes:
- a CDS encoding GspE/PulE family protein has translation MNFELESPVSVITATRSSGSLRFVDLETVKPLSEALSLAPPDFALKNKVLPLYLEGDVLVVAIPSEASLGAVDDLGVLIERPIRAVLADPLLINNLIEERFIEGMLAGLPQQDEGTYTEIDENADLNDLQQMAAESAVVQMVNLIFSQAIRDNASDIHIEPYERELRVRCRMDGIMHEVIRPPKRMHAALISRLKILAELNIAERRLPQDGRIKLQISGRAVDVRISIVPTIYGERAVMRILDKGSSIVGLEEIGMAPDILTRFRRLIRQPHGMVLVTGPTGSGKSTTLYGGLTELTSPTTNILTIEDPVEYQIFGVGQIQVRPAIGLTFANGLRSIVRQDPDIIMVGEIRDHETAEIAIHAALTGHMVFSTLHTNDSAGAITRLLDMGVEPFLAASSIIAVVAQRLVRRNCPNCSKPAAEDEVSATIGISTQDLKGRHLIRGTGCEKCAGTGFKGRVGLYELLVIDEAIKKMITDHAPASTIKNYATEHLHMRTLVEDGRRTVLNGLTTAEEVLRVCQREEL, from the coding sequence ATGAACTTTGAACTGGAATCGCCTGTCTCGGTCATTACGGCCACCCGTTCCTCCGGCTCGCTCCGGTTCGTGGATTTGGAGACCGTCAAACCGCTTTCTGAGGCGCTTTCCCTTGCTCCACCCGACTTTGCCCTCAAGAACAAAGTACTTCCACTCTATTTGGAAGGAGATGTTCTGGTGGTGGCAATCCCATCCGAGGCCAGCCTGGGCGCGGTGGACGACCTGGGTGTTCTCATCGAGCGCCCGATCCGTGCGGTACTTGCCGACCCGCTCCTTATCAACAATCTGATTGAGGAGCGGTTCATCGAGGGGATGCTCGCGGGGCTTCCGCAGCAAGACGAAGGGACCTACACCGAGATCGACGAGAACGCCGATCTCAACGACCTCCAGCAGATGGCCGCCGAATCGGCAGTCGTCCAGATGGTCAACCTGATCTTTTCACAAGCGATCCGCGATAACGCGAGCGACATCCACATCGAGCCGTACGAGCGGGAGCTAAGGGTGCGGTGCCGGATGGACGGCATCATGCACGAGGTAATCCGGCCGCCGAAGCGGATGCACGCGGCGCTGATCTCCCGCCTTAAGATCCTGGCCGAGCTGAACATCGCCGAGCGGCGGCTTCCGCAGGATGGCCGCATCAAGCTCCAGATCTCCGGCCGCGCGGTGGATGTTCGAATCTCGATCGTCCCCACGATCTACGGCGAGCGCGCCGTCATGCGCATCCTCGATAAAGGAAGCTCGATCGTCGGTCTCGAAGAGATCGGGATGGCGCCCGACATTCTCACACGGTTTCGCCGCCTGATCCGGCAGCCACACGGGATGGTCTTGGTAACCGGCCCGACCGGTTCCGGAAAGTCGACCACCCTCTACGGCGGATTGACGGAGCTGACCTCGCCGACCACAAACATTCTCACGATCGAAGACCCGGTCGAATATCAGATCTTCGGTGTTGGGCAGATCCAGGTCCGGCCGGCCATCGGGTTAACGTTCGCCAATGGGCTTCGCAGCATCGTTCGGCAAGACCCCGACATCATCATGGTCGGCGAAATCCGCGACCACGAGACGGCCGAGATCGCCATCCACGCGGCGCTTACCGGCCACATGGTCTTCTCCACCCTCCATACGAACGACTCCGCGGGCGCCATCACCCGGCTGCTGGACATGGGGGTCGAGCCGTTCCTTGCGGCGAGCTCCATCATCGCTGTCGTCGCCCAGCGGCTCGTTCGACGGAACTGTCCAAACTGCTCGAAACCCGCAGCCGAGGACGAGGTGTCGGCGACGATCGGGATTTCGACCCAAGACCTTAAAGGGCGTCACCTGATCCGCGGAACCGGATGCGAAAAATGCGCCGGAACCGGGTTTAAGGGTCGAGTCGGCCTCTACGAGCTGCTCGTGATCGATGAGGCGATCAAGAAGATGATCACCGATCATGCTCCCGCGAGCACCATCAAAAACTATGCGACCGAGCATCTCCATATGCGGACCCTCGTCGAGGATGGCCGCCGGACGGTACTCAATGGACTCACGACCGCCGAGGAAGTGCTTCGGGTTTGCCAGCGAGAGGAACTGTAG
- a CDS encoding type II secretion system F family protein translates to MTTYNYVAYEESGRRTKGVVEALDVDAAVATLAAKGVHILDIKESNASVVVTTPGKSPSVGARPVSRADLALFTRRLADLASAGFPLDRALGVAGEHSDNATLGVVTQEAVRDVHAGLPISEALAKHPKLFPPVFTMTLRAGEASGQFPAVARRLADFQQIEIRRRSQLTAALVYPAILSVTAIMVVSIMMLFVVPRLSGVFKGLGDDLPMSTRLLLSSSGFIMDHWIGILVSIGGAIALYKAWVATEPGALVRDRWLLHMPIAGKVISKAVVSRYARVLGTLVFGGVPILESLRIAGAAAGNRVFEKSSQKVQEDVREGRRLAESMKETGAFSSIMVQMVSVGEEIGDLPSMLNRVSETLDFEVDNGMTKLMTFVEPIIVLVMGTFVGFVVLSILIPVYQAQELVK, encoded by the coding sequence TTGACCACGTATAACTACGTCGCCTACGAAGAGTCGGGGCGTCGAACCAAGGGAGTCGTTGAAGCCTTGGATGTCGACGCCGCGGTCGCAACTCTCGCCGCCAAAGGGGTGCACATCCTCGACATCAAGGAGAGCAACGCCTCGGTCGTCGTGACGACGCCGGGGAAATCGCCAAGCGTGGGCGCCCGTCCCGTCAGCCGGGCCGACTTGGCGTTGTTCACCCGCCGGCTAGCCGACCTTGCCTCCGCCGGCTTCCCACTCGATCGGGCGTTGGGAGTCGCCGGCGAGCATTCGGACAACGCCACTCTAGGCGTGGTTACCCAGGAAGCGGTGCGCGACGTCCACGCCGGACTTCCGATTTCCGAGGCGCTGGCGAAGCATCCCAAGCTCTTTCCGCCGGTCTTCACCATGACGCTTCGCGCAGGAGAGGCGAGCGGCCAGTTTCCGGCAGTCGCGAGACGATTGGCCGACTTCCAACAGATCGAAATCCGGCGTCGGAGTCAGCTCACGGCGGCGCTGGTCTATCCCGCGATTCTTTCGGTTACGGCGATCATGGTCGTCTCGATCATGATGCTCTTCGTTGTCCCCCGCCTCTCCGGTGTCTTCAAGGGGTTAGGCGACGATCTTCCGATGTCGACAAGGCTGCTGTTGAGCTCCAGCGGCTTCATCATGGATCACTGGATCGGAATTCTCGTTTCCATCGGTGGCGCCATCGCCTTGTACAAGGCCTGGGTGGCGACCGAGCCAGGCGCGTTGGTGCGCGACAGATGGCTGCTGCACATGCCGATCGCCGGGAAGGTGATCTCTAAGGCGGTCGTCTCGCGTTACGCCCGCGTCTTGGGAACGCTCGTTTTTGGCGGCGTTCCGATCCTGGAATCGCTGCGAATCGCGGGAGCGGCCGCGGGCAACCGGGTGTTCGAAAAGAGCAGCCAGAAGGTTCAAGAGGATGTCCGGGAAGGACGCCGGCTTGCCGAGTCGATGAAGGAGACCGGGGCGTTCAGCTCGATCATGGTCCAGATGGTCTCGGTGGGGGAAGAGATCGGCGATCTCCCAAGCATGCTCAACCGCGTCTCCGAGACGCTGGACTTCGAGGTCGACAACGGAATGACGAAGCTGATGACGTTCGTCGAACCGATCATCGTCCTCGTGATGGGCACGTTCGTCGGATTCGTCGTCCTCTCCATCCTCATCCCGGTTTACCAAGCCCAGGAGCTAGTCAAATGA
- a CDS encoding pilus assembly FimT family protein: MIRGTGILPVGPKGFQPLAEFHEQDGRDTHGLEARATRRNSGFTYTEMVVVIAVMVLIASILLPRADGMRKGRELRTFKNELRNLAALARTRAIESGDVVALSYDKTEKSVYAMQENKEGREQKVGTVKIPDGVTATQFASDQTESVDDGWRVPIFPDGTSTGGGIEFDETDGISFNLAVFRPTARSIVTNGQLPDLSLDHWTAGGYEPRT; the protein is encoded by the coding sequence ATGATCCGTGGCACTGGCATCTTGCCAGTGGGTCCCAAGGGCTTCCAGCCCTTGGCGGAATTCCACGAGCAGGATGGTCGTGATACGCACGGGCTGGAAGCCCGTGCCACGAGAAGAAATAGCGGATTCACCTACACCGAGATGGTGGTGGTTATCGCCGTCATGGTGTTGATCGCCTCGATTCTTTTGCCCCGCGCGGATGGGATGCGGAAGGGGCGAGAGCTACGGACATTTAAGAACGAGCTGCGAAACCTCGCCGCGCTCGCCCGGACCCGCGCAATCGAGTCGGGCGACGTCGTCGCGCTTTCTTACGACAAGACCGAGAAATCGGTCTACGCGATGCAGGAGAACAAGGAAGGGCGGGAGCAGAAAGTCGGAACGGTAAAGATTCCCGACGGCGTCACCGCTACCCAGTTCGCCTCCGATCAAACCGAGTCGGTGGATGACGGCTGGCGGGTGCCGATTTTCCCCGACGGAACCTCTACCGGCGGCGGCATCGAATTCGACGAAACCGACGGGATCAGCTTCAACCTCGCCGTTTTCCGGCCGACCGCGCGTTCTATCGTGACCAACGGTCAGCTTCCCGATCTCTCGCTCGACCATTGGACGGCAGGAGGCTATGAGCCGCGGACGTAA
- a CDS encoding type II secretion system protein: protein MSRGRKAGFTLVEALVSVVILSIGIVVALGTLGAIGRAQNRALETEEMQRLALRKYDEIVALKLLPSGQTQGDFLEIHEERYVWRADRTPTGTGALDTLRVEVAPKGAGFHNSTQVQGLICRPKEKS, encoded by the coding sequence ATGAGCCGCGGACGTAAAGCCGGCTTTACCCTCGTCGAGGCGCTCGTCTCGGTGGTGATCCTGAGTATCGGCATCGTCGTTGCTCTAGGCACCTTGGGGGCGATCGGCCGTGCCCAGAACCGGGCGTTGGAGACCGAGGAGATGCAGCGCCTCGCTCTCCGCAAGTACGATGAGATCGTCGCGCTGAAACTGTTGCCCTCCGGTCAAACGCAGGGCGACTTTCTCGAAATCCACGAGGAGCGATACGTCTGGCGGGCCGACCGCACTCCGACCGGAACCGGCGCCCTCGACACGCTTCGCGTCGAAGTCGCTCCCAAAGGAGCGGGCTTTCACAATTCGACCCAGGTTCAGGGACTCATCTGCCGCCCTAAGGAGAAGTCTTGA
- a CDS encoding type II secretion system protein GspJ — protein MRERGLSLLELLIAVVIVTVATGAVTRAFILGIGYEQRFVSATEARSEEIFVEDTLRRLLSGAQLLGKESYLIAPVPLAGSGAQQRAAGSSIAGADSIVFTTDARELPYRYVQDRGNDWETLNQRFGPQGGLEEVAVSTFPVGDAGLKQGLFIREQCPPDSEPSRGGDERILNERIRDVRFEFYDGNQWASSWDSRNGDKDKLPAAIRVSYVLLNDKTPHSFLVRLPMGGGS, from the coding sequence TTGAGAGAGCGCGGCCTATCCCTCTTGGAACTTCTGATCGCGGTCGTGATCGTCACCGTGGCAACCGGAGCGGTGACCCGGGCGTTCATCCTCGGCATCGGGTACGAGCAGCGATTCGTCAGCGCGACGGAAGCCCGTAGCGAGGAGATTTTCGTGGAGGACACGCTCCGCCGGCTCCTTTCCGGCGCCCAGCTCTTGGGCAAGGAGAGCTACCTTATCGCGCCGGTTCCGCTCGCCGGCTCCGGCGCTCAGCAGCGTGCGGCCGGAAGCTCGATCGCGGGGGCCGACAGCATCGTTTTTACCACGGACGCCCGTGAGCTGCCGTACCGGTACGTGCAGGATAGAGGGAACGATTGGGAGACCTTGAACCAACGGTTCGGCCCCCAGGGTGGTCTTGAGGAGGTCGCAGTGTCTACCTTCCCGGTCGGCGATGCCGGGCTAAAGCAGGGACTCTTCATCCGCGAACAATGTCCACCCGATTCGGAGCCGTCGCGTGGCGGCGACGAGCGGATTCTGAACGAGCGGATTCGAGACGTTCGGTTCGAGTTTTACGACGGAAATCAGTGGGCTTCGTCGTGGGACTCTCGCAATGGCGACAAGGACAAGCTGCCGGCCGCCATCCGGGTGAGCTACGTCCTGCTGAACGACAAGACGCCGCACAGCTTCTTGGTTCGATTGCCAATGGGAGGCGGGTCTTGA
- a CDS encoding general secretion pathway protein GspK, translating to MRRRERGSVFVLSLLVLTALVAIVAGLASTNRSAVRAETNRMEERRARLMLESGIQRAIAELQQQDLTRTTAHDPWNSLGDAGATEFTVGQDGFRIQLLDASANAELNGLTEAQLRHLPLTQAQIDCFLDWKESAKTPRAQGAKDEYYNRLSKPYNAKLEPFDNVDELLMVKGFTYGTVYTLDRRETSVPLAAASVQMPILADIVTVGSVSADKNINGKPKLDIGKATADDLAQLGITKDIADTVMRNKSNYKKVSDLLKISRLPSTAARIFADNVTVGQETQQTGRININTATQAVLSTIDGIEPDVAAAIVGRQSSGFRTLGELLDVPGIDVPKLAKFIDYLCVSSRTFTARIVGMAGRSRVAAEVQLVIDDDGGVKVTRWRPQDFWTIRDRWGWEKNSTRQVVLGATS from the coding sequence TTGAGACGCCGAGAGCGGGGAAGCGTTTTCGTGCTGTCGCTGCTCGTCCTCACTGCGCTCGTCGCGATCGTAGCGGGACTGGCCTCGACTAACCGCTCTGCCGTGCGCGCCGAGACCAACCGGATGGAGGAGCGGCGAGCCAGGCTGATGCTCGAATCGGGAATCCAGCGGGCGATCGCCGAGCTGCAGCAACAGGATTTGACCCGAACCACCGCCCACGATCCTTGGAACTCGCTGGGAGACGCCGGCGCAACCGAATTTACCGTCGGACAAGACGGCTTCCGCATCCAGCTTTTGGATGCCTCCGCGAACGCGGAGCTGAACGGGCTTACGGAAGCGCAGCTTCGCCATCTCCCCCTTACCCAGGCACAAATCGATTGCTTCTTGGACTGGAAAGAGTCGGCGAAAACCCCGCGCGCTCAGGGGGCCAAGGACGAGTACTACAACCGTCTGTCCAAGCCCTACAATGCGAAGCTCGAACCATTCGACAATGTGGATGAACTCCTGATGGTCAAGGGATTCACTTATGGAACGGTGTACACCCTCGACCGCCGGGAAACCTCCGTTCCGCTTGCCGCCGCTTCCGTTCAGATGCCGATCTTGGCCGACATCGTGACGGTCGGATCGGTGTCGGCCGACAAAAACATTAACGGCAAGCCGAAGCTCGACATTGGCAAAGCTACCGCCGACGACCTGGCACAGCTCGGCATCACGAAAGATATCGCCGACACCGTGATGAGAAACAAGTCGAACTATAAGAAGGTAAGCGACCTGCTGAAGATCTCTCGCCTTCCTAGCACGGCGGCGAGGATCTTTGCCGATAACGTGACGGTCGGGCAGGAAACGCAGCAGACCGGGCGAATCAATATCAACACAGCCACCCAGGCGGTGTTGTCGACGATCGATGGGATCGAGCCGGATGTCGCCGCCGCGATCGTGGGCCGGCAAAGCAGCGGCTTTCGCACGCTGGGGGAATTGCTGGACGTTCCCGGGATCGATGTGCCGAAGCTGGCCAAGTTTATCGATTACCTCTGCGTCTCCTCGAGGACGTTTACGGCCCGGATCGTCGGCATGGCCGGCCGGTCGAGGGTGGCCGCGGAAGTACAGCTCGTGATCGACGATGACGGCGGGGTTAAGGTCACTCGGTGGCGGCCGCAAGATTTTTGGACGATTAGAGACCGTTGGGGTTGGGAGAAGAACTCGACGCGGCAGGTTGTGTTGGGGGCGACATCATGA
- a CDS encoding PilN domain-containing protein, producing the protein MKRSGSHLPPLLIEWSASNVRVFDPVTRESTFGGSITEALTSSQGGRDVVVAVGQRSTFIRTVPIPGASREEIAKMVAFKLGPLLPMSSNEYVSGFRLGRGSNGSGRVAVVGAMKTVSLRRIHQEASANKLTIRAVVPLAFGSWMAARSRSLTDCAVVETRQESMHIDVVANGELCYSRTVPISNPGGDAEDEIAKTFAIAQVPPSPVLSMASPGIAADYLDSKESIEHLSDPHAIEKLLFTLELPEKAIALKARGEVWIMWRALLTALVAVGLGASAYMKTSAAKGKIDSANESHAGLLNTATKTQSAAIKRREISAEAKAISDLAFHPAQNFGDVISVVGGIASPKSWFTGLTLERGKQLQINGQALDSKSVAKYNDDLAKNPRFRNMKVIYANKGLIGKKPVVQFAIAGHVVGNLPIDQLLKRAGKK; encoded by the coding sequence ATGAAGAGGTCTGGAAGTCATTTGCCTCCGTTGCTGATCGAATGGTCTGCGTCGAACGTCCGGGTCTTCGATCCGGTGACGCGCGAATCGACCTTTGGTGGAAGCATTACGGAGGCGTTAACATCGTCGCAAGGCGGCCGGGACGTGGTCGTCGCGGTCGGCCAGCGTAGCACGTTCATCCGCACGGTTCCGATCCCGGGCGCCTCTCGTGAAGAGATCGCGAAGATGGTGGCGTTCAAGCTGGGGCCGCTGCTGCCGATGAGCTCGAACGAGTACGTCTCCGGGTTCCGGCTGGGGCGCGGCTCAAACGGCTCCGGCAGGGTTGCCGTGGTGGGGGCGATGAAGACGGTATCGCTACGCCGGATTCATCAAGAAGCGTCGGCGAACAAGCTGACGATCCGCGCGGTGGTGCCGCTCGCGTTCGGCTCGTGGATGGCGGCGCGCTCGCGGTCGCTCACCGACTGTGCGGTGGTAGAGACCCGCCAAGAGTCGATGCACATCGACGTCGTGGCGAATGGCGAGCTTTGCTACAGCCGCACGGTCCCGATCTCCAACCCAGGCGGTGACGCGGAGGACGAGATCGCCAAAACCTTTGCCATCGCTCAGGTCCCCCCGTCGCCCGTCCTTTCGATGGCGAGTCCCGGAATTGCCGCCGACTACCTCGACTCGAAAGAGTCGATCGAACACCTCTCGGATCCCCACGCGATCGAGAAGCTCCTCTTCACCCTGGAACTGCCCGAGAAGGCGATCGCCCTCAAAGCGCGCGGGGAAGTGTGGATCATGTGGCGCGCCCTGCTGACTGCGCTCGTGGCGGTCGGACTTGGGGCAAGTGCCTACATGAAGACGAGCGCGGCGAAGGGGAAGATCGACAGCGCGAATGAAAGCCACGCGGGCCTCCTCAACACCGCGACAAAGACACAGAGCGCTGCGATCAAGCGAAGGGAAATTTCGGCGGAAGCGAAAGCGATTAGCGACCTCGCCTTTCACCCCGCCCAAAACTTCGGCGACGTGATCTCCGTGGTGGGAGGCATAGCGTCGCCCAAGTCATGGTTTACCGGCCTGACCTTGGAACGGGGGAAACAACTTCAGATCAACGGGCAGGCGCTGGATAGCAAATCGGTGGCCAAGTACAACGACGACTTGGCGAAGAATCCCCGGTTCCGAAATATGAAGGTTATTTACGCGAACAAAGGGTTGATCGGCAAGAAGCCGGTCGTGCAATTCGCGATTGCGGGCCACGTGGTCGGAAACCTCCCGATCGATCAGCTATTGAAGCGGGCAGGTAAGAAATGA
- a CDS encoding secretin N-terminal domain-containing protein, producing the protein MKHKLAFTIPASFLSLLAVATPALQGGGQEAPVKVVSTTGGGQGTVATTGTAGGPGTVATTGTAPGQGTVTTIGGDKKGPGSGSAKAAQATKGAAPTTPPKPPKPAWQEFKLNPKTTIFLDFTESSPDMIISILSRTAGITILKDPSFKSPMTVTSAKAVGLDEAFEIFNTMLGMNGYELRKQGNLMIVSKKQQAPPPMMQAPPPPPPPEEKPVIKVYKLNYASAQQISRVVNEVFSQQQLEQIIQGLQNGGGFNGGPQFGGRQGGPQQPKAVRASSEDYSNSVVVTAMPKFQTDVEALIRELDKPSETPLDSQIFKLKYIDVDEAVDAVNSVLTANKPTGKGAGKSSSNDQSSFYGFYGYNPFGSSRSQGGETAVAVKQTNSIIVSATKANLDIVRKLIADMDKEASFIGTTFVVHLENAKAADVATLLNQAFTKRRDQSQDDNPFFFFYSDSFGGNNKKKDVAKDVDEHGEVVNVRDLTGKVNVIADPNTNSVIVVTMPSNMRIIKHVVEQLDHIAEQVMIETVIVEANLDKTTKLGVEYKFLQNKVLNWNASATGGQNFGGVQGTVAAPAQGFSYTLNGNDYNIFLNALQTDTRFKVLSTPRIFTSNNVKASIDVSQQVPYITSQQAANVGGLITQYDFKSVGVILTVTPRITAAGEVSMEVTQSADDLQGFTTFNAPIINHRQASTTASVKDGETIVLGGIIRATTNLTENKVPILGDIPLLGNLFRSTNRSRGQTELLVLLTPRIVRNPDEARRLREEETKRLSKGSQDAIQKQLNPPPPDKWSP; encoded by the coding sequence ATGAAGCATAAGCTCGCATTTACTATCCCCGCTTCGTTTCTCTCGCTCCTGGCGGTAGCGACCCCAGCGCTCCAGGGTGGCGGTCAGGAGGCGCCGGTTAAGGTCGTGTCGACCACGGGCGGTGGCCAAGGTACGGTTGCGACGACCGGCACGGCCGGCGGCCCCGGCACGGTGGCCACCACGGGAACCGCGCCCGGACAGGGCACGGTGACCACCATCGGCGGCGACAAGAAAGGCCCCGGTTCGGGAAGCGCCAAAGCTGCCCAGGCTACGAAGGGAGCGGCTCCCACGACCCCTCCCAAACCGCCAAAGCCGGCTTGGCAAGAGTTCAAACTCAACCCCAAGACGACGATCTTCCTCGACTTCACGGAGTCGAGCCCGGACATGATCATTTCGATCCTTTCGCGAACGGCGGGGATCACGATCTTGAAGGACCCCTCGTTCAAGAGCCCGATGACGGTCACGAGCGCCAAGGCGGTTGGCCTCGACGAAGCGTTCGAGATCTTCAACACGATGCTGGGGATGAACGGCTACGAGCTGAGAAAGCAGGGAAACCTGATGATCGTCAGCAAGAAGCAACAAGCCCCTCCTCCCATGATGCAGGCCCCTCCCCCTCCGCCCCCACCCGAGGAAAAGCCGGTCATCAAGGTTTACAAGCTGAACTACGCCAGCGCTCAGCAGATCAGCCGGGTGGTGAACGAAGTCTTCTCGCAGCAGCAGCTTGAGCAGATTATCCAGGGACTACAGAACGGCGGCGGCTTTAACGGCGGTCCTCAGTTCGGCGGACGCCAAGGTGGACCGCAGCAGCCGAAGGCAGTCCGTGCTTCGTCGGAAGATTACAGCAACTCCGTCGTCGTCACCGCAATGCCGAAGTTCCAGACCGACGTCGAAGCGCTGATCAGGGAGCTCGACAAACCGAGCGAAACTCCGCTCGACTCCCAGATCTTCAAGCTGAAGTACATCGACGTCGACGAGGCGGTGGATGCCGTCAACTCCGTCCTCACCGCCAACAAGCCGACCGGTAAGGGTGCGGGCAAATCCTCGAGCAACGATCAGAGCTCGTTCTACGGATTTTACGGATACAACCCGTTCGGCTCCAGCCGCTCCCAGGGTGGCGAGACCGCGGTTGCGGTGAAGCAGACGAACTCGATCATCGTCTCGGCAACCAAGGCAAACCTGGACATCGTGCGAAAGCTGATCGCCGATATGGACAAAGAGGCGTCGTTTATCGGAACGACCTTCGTGGTTCATCTCGAGAATGCCAAGGCGGCGGATGTGGCGACGTTGCTGAACCAGGCGTTTACCAAGCGGCGAGATCAGAGCCAGGACGACAACCCATTCTTCTTCTTCTATTCCGATTCGTTCGGGGGGAACAACAAGAAGAAGGACGTGGCGAAGGATGTGGACGAACACGGCGAGGTGGTCAACGTTCGGGACCTCACCGGCAAGGTCAACGTCATCGCCGACCCAAACACGAACAGCGTCATCGTGGTCACCATGCCAAGCAACATGAGGATCATCAAGCATGTGGTCGAGCAGCTCGACCACATCGCCGAGCAGGTGATGATCGAAACCGTGATCGTGGAGGCGAACCTGGACAAGACCACCAAGCTCGGAGTCGAGTACAAGTTCCTGCAGAACAAGGTGTTGAACTGGAATGCCAGCGCGACGGGTGGCCAGAATTTCGGAGGTGTCCAAGGCACTGTCGCGGCGCCTGCCCAGGGCTTCTCTTACACCTTGAACGGCAACGACTACAACATCTTCCTCAACGCGTTGCAGACGGACACCCGGTTCAAGGTCCTCTCGACTCCGAGGATCTTCACCTCAAATAACGTCAAGGCGTCGATCGACGTGAGCCAGCAGGTTCCATATATCACGAGCCAGCAAGCCGCGAACGTTGGTGGGTTGATCACGCAGTACGACTTCAAGTCGGTCGGTGTGATCCTCACGGTAACGCCGCGAATCACTGCGGCGGGCGAAGTCTCCATGGAAGTCACGCAGTCGGCGGACGATCTTCAGGGATTCACCACGTTTAACGCCCCGATCATCAACCACCGGCAGGCGTCGACCACGGCGTCGGTAAAGGACGGCGAGACGATCGTGCTCGGAGGCATCATCCGTGCGACAACCAATCTCACGGAGAACAAGGTGCCGATTTTGGGCGATATTCCCCTCCTCGGAAATCTCTTCCGGAGTACAAACCGGAGCCGCGGGCAGACCGAGTTGCTCGTGCTACTAACCCCCCGAATCGTCCGAAATCCGGATGAGGCGAGACGTCTGCGCGAGGAAGAAACCAAACGCCTATCGAAGGGCTCCCAAGACGCCATCCAAAAACAACTCAACCCTCCCCCACCCGATAAGTGGTCCCCGTAG
- a CDS encoding M20/M25/M40 family metallo-hydrolase: MLSIAFAISLFGGAPSLTDTVNTLKAKGLGELGAYRLLEELSGGIGPRIAGSENAARAVDWGEATMKKLGFQNVRRIPCMVPHWVRGKVEKLEVGGIPLSCCALGNSLGTPAGGIAAPVIEVHSLKEAEALGARAKGKIIFFNRPFDSSLVSTFNAYGTVGDQRFQGPSVAAKLGAAAALVRSMTGDNDDVSHTGTTGFGSGAKVPCVALGLQSADRLSHILKGAPETEVRLTLDCETLPDVQSADVVGEIVGTERPNEVIVMGGHLDSWDKGRGAHDDGAGVVQALDALRVIHDLGWKPKRTIRVVLWMNEEISGTGSAAYLAYAKKAPERQLAAMESDSGGFAPRAFGTSLTGRRAARLNRWLPAFQTLEVDHFTPGGESGADVEGLAELKTALFGLEVESQRYFDYHHSDKDTIDKVNPRELQLGSLNMALLAWLISENGI, translated from the coding sequence ATGCTTTCGATTGCCTTCGCCATCTCCCTCTTCGGCGGCGCGCCGTCTCTCACGGACACGGTGAACACCCTCAAAGCCAAGGGACTCGGCGAGCTCGGCGCCTACCGGCTTCTGGAGGAGCTGAGCGGCGGGATCGGGCCCCGAATCGCCGGCTCGGAAAACGCCGCCAGGGCGGTGGATTGGGGCGAGGCGACGATGAAGAAGCTCGGGTTTCAGAACGTTCGCCGCATCCCCTGCATGGTTCCGCACTGGGTCCGGGGAAAAGTTGAGAAGCTGGAAGTGGGCGGCATCCCGCTTTCCTGCTGCGCGCTCGGCAACAGCCTTGGAACTCCCGCCGGAGGGATCGCCGCGCCGGTGATCGAGGTCCATTCGCTGAAGGAGGCCGAAGCCCTCGGCGCCCGGGCGAAAGGAAAGATCATCTTCTTTAACCGTCCGTTCGATTCCTCCTTGGTGAGCACTTTCAACGCCTACGGAACCGTCGGGGATCAGCGATTCCAGGGACCATCGGTGGCGGCGAAGCTGGGAGCCGCCGCCGCGCTCGTGCGCTCGATGACGGGGGACAACGACGACGTTTCTCATACCGGCACCACCGGCTTCGGCTCCGGCGCAAAGGTGCCGTGCGTCGCCCTCGGGCTTCAATCGGCCGACCGGTTGAGCCATATCCTCAAAGGAGCGCCCGAAACCGAAGTCCGGCTGACCCTCGATTGCGAAACCTTGCCCGACGTCCAGTCCGCCGACGTCGTCGGCGAGATCGTCGGTACGGAGCGACCGAACGAGGTGATCGTTATGGGCGGCCATCTGGATAGCTGGGACAAGGGGCGCGGAGCTCACGACGACGGCGCGGGGGTGGTTCAAGCTCTCGACGCGCTCCGAGTCATCCACGACCTCGGATGGAAGCCGAAGCGCACGATCCGAGTGGTCTTGTGGATGAACGAGGAGATCTCCGGCACCGGCTCCGCCGCTTACCTCGCCTATGCCAAGAAAGCGCCGGAACGCCAGCTCGCGGCGATGGAGTCCGACTCGGGCGGCTTCGCCCCCCGCGCCTTCGGCACCTCCCTCACCGGCCGCCGGGCTGCCCGCCTCAACCGCTGGCTTCCAGCGTTCCAAACGCTGGAGGTCGACCACTTCACCCCCGGCGGCGAAAGCGGCGCCGACGTCGAGGGTCTCGCCGAGTTGAAGACCGCCCTATTCGGATTGGAAGTCGAGAGCCAGCGATACTTCGACTACCACCACTCGGACAAAGACACGATCGACAAAGTAAACCCTCGCGAGCTACAGCTAGGCTCCCTAAACATGGCCCTCCTCGCCTGGCTGATTTCCGAAAACGGAATCTAA